In the Emys orbicularis isolate rEmyOrb1 chromosome 3, rEmyOrb1.hap1, whole genome shotgun sequence genome, one interval contains:
- the MRAP2 gene encoding melanocortin-2 receptor accessory protein 2, which produces MAEPSYCLLRGLAMSAHRLISNRTSQQALSNSDYTWEYEYYEYGPVSFEGLKAHKYSIVIGFWVGLAVFVIFMFFVLTLLTKTGAPHQDNTEPSEKRFHVSSFVADFGKPLESDKVFSRQVAEESRSLFHFYINEVEHLDKAKQSHKAPGLDSNIHFQEVARSSGRLEEELNCLTKFNIPNFVNTDQNSSLGEDDLLISEPPIILESKPVIQASRQILD; this is translated from the exons GTTAGCGATGTCTGCCCATAGGTTAATTTCCAACCGAACATCTCAGCAAGCTTTATCTAACTCTGATTACACTTGGGAGTATGAGTACTATGAGTATGGACCAGTTTCCTTTGAAGGACTGAAAGCTCATAAAT ATTCCATTGTGATTGGATTTTGGGTCGGTCTGGCAGTTTTTGTCATTTTCATGTTCTTTGTGCTGACCTTGCTGACAAAGACAGGAGCACCGCACCAAGA caataCAGAACCTTCTGAAAAAAGATTTCACGTGAGTAGCTTTGTGGCAGACTTTGGAAAACCTCTGGAGTCAGACAAGGTATTTTCGCGTCAAGTAGCTGAAGAGTCCAGGTCACTCTTTCACTTTTACATTAATGAAGTGGAGCATTTggacaaagcaaaacaaagccaTAAAGCCCCAGGTCTGGACAGTAATATTCACTTCCAGGAAGTAGCTAGGAGTAGTggaaggctggaggaggagctgaatTGCCTTACAAAATTTAACATCCCCAACTTCGTGAACACTGACCAGAATTCTTCACTGGGTGAAGATGATTTGCTGATTTCAGAGCCACCAATCATTTTAGAAAGCAAACCAGTTATCCAAGCCTCACGTCAGATCCTTGACTGA